A single window of Pseudophryne corroboree isolate aPseCor3 chromosome 5, aPseCor3.hap2, whole genome shotgun sequence DNA harbors:
- the LOC134928803 gene encoding uncharacterized protein LOC134928803, with translation MADVDQQGQDQQPTITLQLTPVDPSQPIQLQDIPQASISPQLAQAPPPSQIPDDFWASWTSQQAQSNASLTAHTQHLASLPHHLPRISRNSGRLIVQVGRMATSMEQIRADNSQMLAHLSRIIDEQQRHQQALVQLIQHNQVVNESLSRIVASHTATNTQLIASLNNLSSNISLMGAHQVTSSSGTTTPIQTPVTSPVRRSSRARASEPAPSTHKRKK, from the coding sequence atggctgacgtggaccagcagggccaagaccaacagccaaccatcacactgcaacttacacctgttgacccaagccagccaatacagttgcaggatatcccccaagcatccatcagtccacaactggcacaagctccgcccccaagccaaataccagatgatttttgggccagttggacaagccaacaggcccaaagcaatgccagcctgaccgcacatacacaacaccttgccagtctgccccatcatctaccgcgtattagtcgcaactcgggcagactgatagtacaagtagggcgaatggctacctcaatggagcaaattagggctgacaacagccaaatgcttgcacatttatcccgcatcatagatgagcaacagcgccatcagcaggctctcgttcagctcattcagcacaaccaagtggtgaatgagtcgttatccaggattgtagccagccacactgctaccaacactcagctgattgcaagcctaaataatttgagcagcaatatttcactgatgggagctcaccaagtaacctccagctcggggaccacgacccctatccaaacgccagtaacctcccctgttcggcgttcctcaagagcacgtgccagtgagccagcacccagcacacacaagcgcaaaaaataa